A stretch of Pseudomonas sp. 7SR1 DNA encodes these proteins:
- a CDS encoding high-affinity branched-chain amino acid ABC transporter permease LivM, producing the protein MNKYLKQALFSAALVWAVAFPVLGLKLSIVGVNLEVHGTGPLTLSVIALCSVLMFLRVLFSQQVGTLLRSNRGPLVSPKVSQFLTLPRTQRQIIIGLIVVALVWPFFGSRGAVDIATLILIYVLLGLGLNIVVGLAGLLDLGYVGFYAVGAYSYALLSHYLGLSFWICLPIAGLMAATFGFLLGFPVLRLRGDYLAIVTLGFGEIIRLFLRNLTDLTGGPNGISNIPKPTFFGLSFDRTAAEGMQTFHQFFGLTYNPVSKVVFLYLVALLLALAALFVINRLLRMPIGRAWEALREDEIACRALGLNPTVIKLSAFTLGAAFAGFAGSFFAARQGLVTPESFTFIESAIILAIVVLGGMGSQLGVILAAIVMILLPEMMREFSEYRMLMFGALMVLMMIWRPQGLLPMQRPELKLRAEPHK; encoded by the coding sequence ATGAACAAATATCTTAAACAGGCGCTGTTCAGCGCCGCGCTGGTCTGGGCCGTGGCCTTCCCCGTGCTGGGCCTCAAGCTGAGCATCGTCGGGGTCAACCTCGAAGTGCACGGCACCGGTCCCCTGACACTGAGCGTGATTGCCCTGTGCTCGGTACTGATGTTCCTGCGGGTGCTGTTCAGCCAACAGGTCGGCACGCTGCTGCGTTCCAACCGCGGACCGCTGGTTTCACCCAAGGTCAGCCAGTTCCTGACACTGCCACGCACCCAGCGCCAGATCATCATCGGCCTGATCGTGGTTGCCCTGGTCTGGCCGTTCTTCGGCTCCCGGGGCGCGGTGGATATCGCCACGCTGATCCTGATCTATGTCCTGCTGGGACTGGGCCTGAACATCGTGGTCGGCCTGGCCGGGCTGCTGGACCTGGGCTACGTGGGTTTCTACGCGGTCGGTGCCTACAGCTACGCGCTGCTGTCCCATTATTTGGGCCTGAGCTTCTGGATCTGCCTGCCGATCGCCGGCTTGATGGCGGCCACCTTCGGCTTCCTGCTGGGCTTCCCGGTGCTGCGGCTGCGGGGCGACTACCTGGCCATCGTGACCCTGGGCTTCGGCGAGATCATCCGCTTGTTCCTGCGTAACCTCACCGACCTCACCGGCGGCCCCAACGGCATCAGCAACATTCCCAAGCCGACGTTCTTCGGCCTGAGCTTCGACCGCACCGCGGCCGAGGGCATGCAGACCTTCCACCAGTTCTTCGGGCTGACCTACAACCCGGTGAGCAAGGTGGTGTTCCTCTACCTGGTCGCACTGCTGCTGGCCCTGGCCGCGCTGTTCGTCATCAACCGCCTGCTGCGCATGCCCATCGGCCGTGCGTGGGAAGCATTGCGCGAAGATGAAATCGCCTGCCGGGCCCTGGGCCTCAATCCGACCGTGATCAAGCTCTCGGCCTTTACCCTCGGTGCCGCGTTCGCCGGTTTCGCCGGCAGCTTCTTCGCTGCCCGCCAGGGCCTGGTGACGCCGGAATCCTTCACCTTCATCGAGTCGGCGATTATCCTCGCCATCGTCGTGCTGGGCGGGATGGGCTCGCAACTGGGTGTGATCCTGGCCGCGATCGTGATGATCCTGCTGCCTGAAATGATGCGTGAATTCAGTGAATACCGCATGTTGATGTTCGGCGCCTTGATGGTGCTGATGATGATCTGGCGTCCTCAAGGTCTGCTGCCTATGCAACGCCCCGAACTCAAACTAAGAGCGGAGCCGCACAAATGA
- the livG gene encoding high-affinity branched-chain amino acid ABC transporter ATP-binding protein LivG: MSREILKVENLSMRFGGLLAVNGVALTVKEKQVVALIGPNGAGKTTVFNCLTGFYQPTGGTILLDGQPIQGLPGHKIALKGVVRTFQNVRLFKDMTAIENLLIAQHRHLNTNFFAGLFKTPSFRRSEREAMEYAEYWLEKVNLKEFANRTAGTLAYGQQRRLEIARCMMTRPRILMLDEPAAGLNPKETEDLKALIGVLREEHNVTVLLIEHDMKLVMSISDHIVVINQGTPLADGTPEQIRDNPEVIKAYLGEA; the protein is encoded by the coding sequence ATGAGCCGCGAGATCCTCAAGGTCGAAAATCTGAGCATGCGCTTCGGCGGCTTGCTGGCGGTCAATGGCGTGGCCCTGACCGTCAAGGAAAAACAGGTCGTGGCGCTGATCGGGCCGAACGGCGCGGGCAAGACCACCGTGTTCAACTGCCTGACCGGTTTCTACCAGCCCACCGGCGGCACCATCCTGCTGGACGGCCAGCCGATCCAGGGCCTGCCGGGGCACAAGATCGCCCTCAAGGGCGTGGTACGCACCTTCCAGAACGTACGGCTGTTCAAGGACATGACTGCGATCGAGAACCTGCTGATCGCCCAGCACCGTCACCTGAACACCAACTTCTTTGCCGGCCTGTTCAAGACCCCGTCCTTCCGCAGGAGCGAACGCGAGGCGATGGAGTACGCCGAATACTGGCTGGAGAAAGTCAACCTCAAGGAGTTCGCCAACCGGACCGCCGGGACCCTGGCCTATGGTCAGCAGCGGCGCCTGGAGATCGCCCGGTGCATGATGACCCGTCCGCGGATCCTCATGCTCGACGAGCCGGCCGCCGGCCTGAACCCCAAGGAAACCGAAGATCTCAAGGCCCTCATCGGAGTGCTGCGCGAAGAGCACAACGTCACCGTGCTGCTGATCGAGCACGACATGAAACTGGTCATGAGCATCTCCGACCACATCGTGGTGATCAACCAGGGTACGCCCCTGGCCGATGGCACCCCGGAACAGATCCGCGACAATCCTGAAGTGATCAAAGCCTACCTGGGGGAAGCGTAA
- a CDS encoding ABC transporter ATP-binding protein, whose product MLQFENVSTFYGKIQALHSVNVEVRQGEIVTLIGANGAGKSTLLMTLCGSPRAHSGSIRYMGEELVGMDSSHIMRKSIAVVPEGRRVFARLTVEENLAMGGFFTDKGDYQEQMDKVLHLFPRLKERFTQRGGTMSGGEQQMLAIGRALMSKPKLLLLDEPSLGLAPIIIQQIFDIIEQLRKDGVTVFLVEQNANQALKIADRAYVLENGRVVMQGTGEALLTDPKVREAYLGG is encoded by the coding sequence ATGCTGCAGTTCGAAAACGTTTCCACCTTCTACGGCAAGATCCAGGCCCTGCACAGCGTCAACGTGGAAGTCCGCCAGGGCGAGATCGTGACGCTGATCGGCGCCAACGGTGCCGGCAAATCCACCCTGCTGATGACGCTCTGCGGTTCACCCCGGGCCCACAGCGGCAGCATCCGCTACATGGGTGAGGAGCTGGTGGGCATGGACTCGTCGCACATCATGCGCAAGAGCATTGCCGTGGTGCCGGAAGGCCGTCGGGTGTTTGCCCGGCTGACCGTGGAAGAAAACCTCGCCATGGGTGGATTCTTCACCGACAAGGGCGACTATCAGGAACAGATGGACAAGGTGCTGCACCTTTTCCCACGCCTGAAAGAGCGCTTTACCCAGCGCGGCGGCACCATGTCCGGTGGTGAACAGCAGATGCTCGCCATTGGCCGTGCGCTGATGAGCAAGCCCAAGCTGCTGCTGCTCGACGAGCCCTCCCTGGGCCTGGCACCGATCATCATCCAGCAGATCTTCGACATCATCGAGCAGCTGCGCAAGGATGGCGTGACGGTGTTCCTGGTGGAGCAGAACGCCAACCAGGCGCTGAAGATCGCCGACCGTGCCTATGTGCTGGAAAACGGCCGGGTGGTGATGCAAGGCACCGGTGAAGCACTGCTGACCGACCCGAAAGTGCGCGAGGCGTATCTGGGGGGTTGA
- a CDS encoding BufA1 family periplasmic bufferin-type metallophore codes for MTASTRTLSATALVLALGSALSMTAVSTVHAADDTMEKCFGVALKGKNDCAAGAGTTCAGTAKMDYQANAWKSVPKGTCTTMESKTSPTGFGQLEAFKAKS; via the coding sequence ATGACTGCTTCGACCCGCACCCTGTCCGCCACTGCCCTGGTCCTGGCCCTGGGTTCCGCCCTGAGCATGACAGCCGTCTCGACCGTTCACGCAGCCGACGACACCATGGAAAAATGCTTCGGCGTTGCCCTCAAGGGCAAGAATGACTGCGCCGCCGGCGCCGGCACCACCTGCGCCGGTACCGCAAAAATGGACTATCAGGCCAACGCCTGGAAATCGGTGCCTAAAGGCACGTGCACCACCATGGAAAGCAAAACCTCACCCACCGGTTTCGGCCAGCTCGAAGCGTTCAAAGCCAAGTCCTGA
- the bufB gene encoding MNIO family bufferin maturase, protein MLNTPSLATDRRLPPRAGLGLKSEHFHEVLQTRPDLGFFEVHAENYMVAGGPLHHFLGLIRERYPLSLHGVGLSIGGEGPLDVTHVQRLAALIERYQPQSFSEHLAWSSHGPVFLNDLLPLAYDEATLERVCEHIDQVQTSLKRTLLLENPATYLGFETSTFDEPQFMSEVIRRTGCGLLLDVNNVYVSCINHGRDPLAYLDALPLQMTGEIHLAGFAEDTDSLGERLLIDDHGAPIDHAVWQLYLKELERTGPIATLIERDNHVPAWEVLLAEARQADHLLSAAGARP, encoded by the coding sequence ATGTTGAACACCCCATCCCTCGCCACTGATCGTCGACTGCCGCCAAGGGCGGGGCTGGGGCTCAAGAGCGAGCATTTTCATGAAGTGCTGCAGACCCGACCGGATCTGGGTTTTTTCGAAGTGCACGCGGAAAACTACATGGTGGCCGGCGGGCCGCTTCATCACTTCCTGGGGCTGATACGCGAACGGTATCCGCTGTCGTTGCATGGCGTCGGCCTGTCGATCGGTGGGGAGGGTCCGCTGGATGTCACGCATGTGCAGCGCCTGGCCGCCTTGATCGAACGCTATCAACCCCAGTCCTTTTCCGAACACCTGGCCTGGTCCAGCCACGGCCCGGTGTTCCTCAATGACTTGCTCCCCCTGGCCTATGACGAAGCAACCCTCGAACGGGTCTGCGAACACATCGACCAGGTGCAGACCAGCCTCAAGCGCACGCTGTTACTGGAAAACCCGGCCACCTACCTGGGCTTTGAAACCTCGACCTTCGACGAGCCACAGTTCATGAGCGAAGTGATCCGCCGCACCGGCTGCGGCCTGCTGCTGGACGTGAACAACGTCTACGTTTCGTGCATCAACCATGGCCGCGATCCACTGGCCTACCTCGACGCCCTGCCCCTGCAGATGACTGGCGAAATCCACCTGGCCGGCTTCGCCGAGGATACCGACAGCCTCGGCGAGCGCCTGCTGATAGATGATCACGGCGCGCCGATCGATCATGCAGTCTGGCAGCTGTACCTCAAGGAGCTGGAGCGGACCGGGCCGATCGCCACCTTGATCGAGCGCGACAACCACGTCCCGGCATGGGAGGTGCTGCTGGCCGAAGCACGCCAGGCCGATCATCTGTTGAGCGCCGCTGGAGCCCGGCCATGA
- a CDS encoding HvfC/BufC N-terminal domain-containing protein → MSNQHAFAAALLDPRKACPPGLISANGEAPESRFAVHRNNVLSSLINALADNYPVVVQLVGEEFFRAMAGVYVQSTPPRSPVMNDYGGDFAEFIEHFEPAASVPYLADVARLERLHVQAWHAADAEPMAQERIVAALSSPMLAGDLKIGLHPSLRLLQSPYAVVTIWAAHQHQAPAPFETLPAQNALVLRNGLDVEVFAISRAAHGFIAALQQGFSLTAAIEASIDLDLEHTLAGLIRHQAITHLLAEQVLP, encoded by the coding sequence ATGAGCAATCAGCACGCATTTGCCGCCGCCCTGCTCGACCCGCGCAAGGCATGTCCGCCCGGCCTGATCAGCGCCAATGGGGAAGCCCCGGAAAGCCGTTTCGCGGTGCACCGCAACAACGTGCTCAGCTCATTGATCAATGCCCTGGCCGACAACTACCCGGTGGTGGTGCAACTGGTGGGCGAGGAATTCTTCCGAGCCATGGCCGGGGTCTATGTCCAATCCACGCCGCCGCGCAGCCCGGTGATGAACGACTACGGCGGCGACTTTGCCGAGTTCATCGAACACTTCGAACCCGCCGCCAGCGTGCCTTACCTGGCGGACGTCGCTCGGCTGGAGCGACTGCATGTGCAAGCCTGGCATGCCGCCGACGCCGAGCCCATGGCGCAAGAACGAATCGTGGCGGCGCTGTCGTCCCCCATGCTGGCAGGGGACTTGAAGATCGGGCTTCACCCGTCACTTCGGCTATTGCAATCCCCCTATGCCGTCGTGACGATCTGGGCCGCCCATCAACACCAGGCGCCCGCACCGTTCGAAACGCTTCCCGCGCAAAACGCCTTGGTGCTGCGCAATGGCCTGGACGTGGAGGTGTTTGCGATCAGTCGCGCGGCCCATGGGTTCATCGCAGCCCTGCAACAAGGGTTCTCCCTGACTGCGGCCATTGAGGCCTCGATCGACCTTGACCTGGAACACACCCTGGCGGGGCTCATCCGCCACCAGGCCATCACCCATCTCCTAGCCGAACAGGTACTCCCATGA
- a CDS encoding DoxX family protein, whose product MNTLICGFIQWLEKIPHSLIAFIGRFCIAAVFWKSGQTKIEGLAIDLVDGTFQIGLPRLADSTIPLFKSEYALPLLSPELAAHLAAFAEHVFPVLILLGLATRFSALALLGMTVTIQVFVYPDAYPTHGTWAAVLLYLMARGPGVLSIDHLIAKRYAHS is encoded by the coding sequence ATGAACACCCTGATTTGCGGTTTCATTCAATGGCTGGAGAAAATTCCCCACAGCCTGATCGCCTTCATCGGGCGCTTTTGCATTGCCGCAGTGTTCTGGAAGTCCGGCCAGACCAAAATCGAAGGACTGGCCATCGACCTGGTCGACGGCACCTTCCAGATCGGCCTGCCGCGCCTAGCGGACTCGACCATCCCCCTGTTCAAAAGTGAATACGCCCTGCCGCTGCTGTCGCCGGAACTGGCCGCGCACCTGGCGGCCTTTGCCGAGCATGTATTTCCAGTGCTGATCCTGCTTGGCCTGGCGACGCGCTTCTCGGCACTGGCCCTGCTCGGCATGACCGTGACCATCCAGGTGTTCGTCTACCCGGACGCCTACCCGACCCATGGCACCTGGGCGGCGGTGTTGCTGTACCTGATGGCCCGTGGACCGGGAGTGTTGTCGATCGATCACCTGATCGCCAAGCGCTACGCACACAGCTGA
- a CDS encoding LysR family transcriptional regulator, protein MSEMDDLAAFAVLIEAGSFTLAAQQLGCSKGQLSKRISLLESRFSVVLLQRTTRRLSLTAAGTALLPQAQALLVQVERARQALARLKDDICGPVRMTVPVSLGETFFDGLLTEFARTYPDVQIELELNNGYRDLSRDGFDLAIRSDAAIDERLVARPLLAWHEMTCASPAYLERHGEPDTPQALAEHRCLLNSHYSGREEWLYHQRHELLRVRVSGPFASNHYSLLKKAALAGAGIARLPSYLLHEELADGRLRNLLHDYQTRRMPMYLVHPYQGGLPRRTQVLADYLIDWFKRSGEALDRLQR, encoded by the coding sequence ATGAGCGAAATGGATGACCTGGCGGCGTTCGCCGTGTTGATCGAGGCGGGCAGCTTTACCCTGGCCGCCCAGCAGTTGGGGTGCAGCAAGGGCCAGTTGTCCAAGCGCATCAGTCTGTTGGAAAGCCGTTTTTCAGTGGTGCTGTTGCAGCGCACCACGCGACGCCTGAGCCTTACGGCGGCGGGGACGGCGTTGCTGCCCCAGGCCCAGGCATTGCTGGTGCAAGTGGAGCGTGCGCGTCAGGCATTGGCCCGGTTGAAGGATGACATTTGCGGTCCGGTGCGCATGACGGTTCCGGTTTCCCTGGGTGAAACCTTCTTTGATGGGCTGTTGACGGAATTTGCCCGCACCTATCCGGACGTGCAGATCGAACTGGAGCTCAACAACGGCTATCGCGACCTGTCCCGGGATGGTTTCGACCTGGCGATCCGTTCCGATGCCGCCATCGATGAGCGCCTGGTGGCGCGGCCGCTATTGGCCTGGCACGAAATGACCTGTGCCAGCCCGGCCTACCTGGAGCGTCATGGGGAGCCCGACACGCCTCAGGCCCTGGCCGAACACCGTTGCCTGCTCAACAGCCATTACAGCGGCCGCGAGGAATGGCTGTACCACCAACGGCATGAGCTGCTGCGGGTGCGAGTCTCCGGGCCGTTCGCCAGCAATCACTACAGCCTGTTGAAAAAAGCGGCCTTGGCCGGTGCCGGAATTGCCCGGCTGCCGTCCTATCTGCTGCATGAAGAATTGGCCGACGGGCGCCTGCGCAATTTGCTGCACGATTACCAGACCCGGCGCATGCCGATGTACCTGGTCCATCCGTACCAGGGCGGCCTGCCCAGGCGCACCCAGGTGCTGGCCGACTATCTGATCGATTGGTTCAAGCGCAGTGGCGAGGCGTTGGATCGGCTCCAACGATAG
- a CDS encoding short chain dehydrogenase, with protein MKILLIGANGTIGSAIDNELSPRHEIVRIGRHSGDLQVDISDSASIRALFEKTGRFDALVCAAGNVTFAPLGDMTEESFALGLKDKLMGQVNLLLIGREYANDGASFTFTTGVLSHDPIKSGASAALVNGALDSFVRAAAIELPRGLRVNSVSPNVLVEAMDKYAPYFRGYKPVPAADVALAYAKSVEGLQSGQTFHVG; from the coding sequence ATGAAAATCCTGTTGATCGGCGCCAACGGCACCATTGGCTCGGCCATCGATAACGAACTGTCGCCGCGCCACGAAATCGTCCGCATCGGCCGCCACAGCGGTGACCTGCAAGTGGACATCAGCGACAGCGCCTCCATCCGTGCCCTGTTCGAAAAGACCGGACGCTTCGATGCACTGGTCTGCGCGGCGGGCAATGTCACCTTCGCCCCCTTGGGCGACATGACGGAGGAAAGCTTTGCCCTCGGCCTGAAAGACAAGCTGATGGGCCAGGTCAACCTGCTGCTGATCGGCCGTGAATATGCCAACGACGGAGCCTCGTTCACCTTCACCACCGGCGTGCTCAGCCATGACCCGATCAAGAGCGGCGCATCGGCGGCCCTGGTCAACGGCGCCCTGGACAGCTTCGTGCGTGCCGCGGCGATCGAGTTGCCTCGGGGGCTGCGGGTCAACTCGGTCAGCCCGAACGTGCTGGTGGAAGCCATGGACAAGTACGCACCCTACTTCCGAGGCTACAAGCCGGTGCCGGCCGCCGACGTCGCCCTGGCCTACGCCAAGAGCGTCGAAGGCCTGCAGAGCGGCCAGACCTTTCACGTAGGTTGA
- a CDS encoding NAD(P)/FAD-dependent oxidoreductase — translation MLRITELKLPLDHCEEDLRAAILQRLGIASDDLLDFTLFKRSYDARKKSSELCFIYTLDLTVRDEAGLLRKFADDRNVNEAPDVSYKMVGQAPADVGERPIVVGFGPCGIFAALLLAQMGFKPIILERGPEVRQRTKDTWGLWRKSVLNPESNVQFGEGGAGTFSDGKLYSQIKDPKFLGRKVLHEFVKAGAPEEILYVSKPHIGTFRLTGVVENMREQIRALGGEVRFQQRVTDVLIEDGQLVGVELASGERIHSRHVILALGHSARDTFRMLHSRGVYMEAKPFSVGFRIEHPQSLIDSARLGKYAGHPKLGAADYKLVHHARNGRSVYSFCMCPGGTVVAATSEPNRVVTNGMSQYSRNERNANSGIVVGITPEVDYPGGPLAGIELQERLESHAFVLGGSNYEAPAQLVGDFIAGKPSTALGSVEPSYKPGVALGDLALALPDFAIEAIREALPAFEKQIRGYSLHDAVLTGIETRTSSPLRITRNESLQSLNVKGLFPAGEGAGYAGGILSAGVDGIRIAEAVARDILGLEA, via the coding sequence ATGTTACGAATCACCGAACTGAAACTGCCGCTCGACCATTGCGAAGAAGACTTGCGCGCCGCCATCCTGCAGCGCCTGGGCATCGCCAGCGATGACCTGCTCGACTTCACCCTGTTCAAGCGCAGCTACGACGCACGCAAGAAATCCTCCGAACTGTGCTTCATCTACACCCTCGACCTGACGGTGCGCGATGAAGCCGGCCTGCTGCGCAAGTTCGCCGATGATCGTAACGTCAACGAAGCACCGGATGTCAGCTACAAGATGGTCGGCCAGGCCCCGGCGGACGTGGGTGAACGGCCGATCGTGGTGGGCTTCGGTCCGTGCGGGATCTTCGCCGCCCTGTTACTGGCGCAGATGGGCTTCAAGCCGATCATTCTCGAGCGCGGTCCGGAAGTTCGCCAGCGCACCAAGGACACCTGGGGCCTGTGGCGCAAAAGCGTACTCAATCCCGAATCCAACGTGCAGTTCGGCGAAGGCGGCGCCGGGACGTTTTCAGACGGCAAGCTCTACAGCCAGATCAAGGACCCGAAATTCCTGGGCCGCAAGGTGCTGCACGAGTTCGTCAAGGCCGGTGCGCCGGAGGAAATCCTTTATGTCAGCAAGCCCCACATCGGCACCTTCCGCCTGACAGGCGTCGTGGAAAACATGCGCGAGCAGATCCGTGCCCTGGGCGGTGAAGTGCGATTCCAGCAAAGGGTGACGGACGTGCTGATCGAGGATGGTCAACTGGTCGGCGTCGAGCTGGCCAGCGGAGAACGTATTCACTCCCGCCACGTGATCCTGGCCCTGGGACATAGCGCCCGGGACACCTTCCGCATGCTCCACAGCCGTGGCGTATACATGGAAGCCAAGCCGTTCTCGGTGGGTTTCCGTATCGAACACCCGCAATCGCTGATCGACAGCGCACGCCTGGGCAAGTATGCCGGCCACCCGAAACTGGGCGCCGCCGACTACAAGCTGGTGCACCACGCCAGGAACGGTCGTTCGGTATACAGCTTCTGCATGTGCCCTGGCGGTACCGTGGTGGCCGCCACTTCCGAGCCGAATCGGGTCGTGACCAACGGCATGAGCCAGTACTCGCGCAATGAACGCAATGCCAACTCCGGCATCGTGGTGGGCATCACGCCGGAGGTGGACTACCCCGGCGGCCCCCTGGCCGGGATCGAATTGCAGGAGCGCCTGGAGTCCCATGCCTTTGTGCTCGGCGGCAGCAACTACGAGGCCCCGGCGCAGCTGGTGGGCGACTTCATTGCCGGCAAGCCGTCCACGGCGTTGGGCAGCGTCGAGCCTTCCTACAAACCAGGGGTCGCCCTGGGTGACCTGGCCCTGGCGTTGCCGGACTTCGCCATCGAAGCCATTCGCGAAGCGCTGCCGGCCTTCGAAAAACAGATCCGCGGTTATTCGCTGCATGACGCCGTACTGACCGGCATCGAAACCCGTACGTCGTCACCGCTGCGCATCACCCGCAACGAATCGTTGCAGAGCCTGAACGTGAAGGGTCTGTTCCCGGCCGGCGAAGGTGCCGGTTATGCAGGCGGGATCCTGTCGGCAGGCGTCGACGGGATCAGGATTGCCGAGGCGGTGGCACGGGATATCCTCGGCCTCGAAGCCTGA
- a CDS encoding PLP-dependent cysteine synthase family protein, whose translation MNDHRQWAREAIRIIEADFQRSADTHLIPLPLPGLPGIELYFKDESSHPTGSLKHRLARSLFLYALCNGWLKPDAPVIEASSGSTAISEAYFARLLGLPFIAVMPATTSREKIAQIAFYGGQSHLVEDPTQIYAESERLAREHDGHFIDQFTYAERATDWRANNNIAESIFQQMRFERHPEPSWLISSPGTGGTTATLGRYVRYRQHRTRVLCADAERSVFFDFYRNGDASLRLDCGSRIEGIGRPRVEASFLPKVIDAMVKVPDALSLAAMHYLAQRLGRRVGGSSGTNLIGALIAAKQMVDAGESGSIVAILCDAGERYATTYYDPAWLEAQGYELSGLMDAVAASVERGAALPESVLRANI comes from the coding sequence ATGAACGACCACCGTCAGTGGGCACGCGAAGCGATTCGCATCATCGAGGCCGACTTCCAGCGCAGCGCCGACACTCATCTGATCCCGTTGCCGCTGCCGGGCCTTCCGGGTATCGAGTTGTATTTCAAGGACGAGTCCAGCCATCCCACCGGCAGCCTCAAGCATCGGCTGGCCCGGTCGCTGTTCCTCTATGCGTTGTGTAACGGCTGGCTGAAACCCGACGCGCCGGTGATCGAGGCGTCCAGTGGGTCGACGGCCATTTCCGAAGCCTATTTCGCTCGATTGCTGGGTCTGCCCTTCATCGCGGTGATGCCGGCGACCACATCACGGGAAAAAATCGCGCAGATTGCCTTCTACGGGGGCCAAAGCCACCTGGTGGAGGATCCTACGCAGATCTATGCCGAGTCCGAGCGCCTGGCTCGTGAGCATGACGGGCACTTCATCGACCAGTTCACCTACGCCGAACGGGCCACGGACTGGCGGGCCAATAACAACATTGCCGAGTCGATCTTCCAGCAGATGCGCTTCGAGCGGCATCCGGAGCCGAGCTGGCTGATTTCCAGCCCCGGCACTGGCGGCACCACCGCGACATTGGGGCGCTACGTACGTTATCGCCAGCATCGCACCCGGGTGCTGTGTGCCGATGCCGAGCGTTCGGTGTTCTTCGATTTCTACCGCAACGGCGACGCCAGCCTGCGCCTGGACTGCGGCTCGCGGATCGAAGGCATCGGCCGGCCACGGGTGGAGGCCTCGTTCCTGCCCAAGGTCATCGACGCGATGGTCAAGGTGCCGGATGCCTTGTCCCTGGCTGCCATGCATTACCTGGCGCAACGCCTGGGCCGGCGGGTAGGTGGCTCCAGCGGCACCAACCTGATCGGCGCTCTGATTGCTGCGAAACAGATGGTGGACGCGGGTGAATCGGGGTCGATCGTGGCGATTTTGTGTGACGCAGGGGAGCGCTACGCCACCACTTATTACGATCCGGCATGGCTCGAGGCACAGGGGTATGAGTTGAGTGGGCTGATGGACGCCGTGGCAGCGAGTGTGGAGCGGGGCGCGGCACTGCCGGAGAGTGTGTTGCGGGCCAATATCTGA